One window of the Pelmatolapia mariae isolate MD_Pm_ZW linkage group LG15, Pm_UMD_F_2, whole genome shotgun sequence genome contains the following:
- the dse gene encoding dermatan-sulfate epimerase isoform X2, with product MYEKSYVRGWGFQYLHNHQPTNCVALLTGSLVYMMQGYLQEAYLWTKQVLSIMEKSMVLLQDVTDGSLYEGVAYGTYTTRSLFQYMFLVQRHFAIGHFDHSWLLKHFAFLYRTILPGFQRTVAIADSNYNWFYGPESQLVFLDRYVLRNGSGNWLADLIHQNRVMEGPGQAGKGQRWCTLHTEFIWYDPGLVPIPPSDFGTPKLHYFEDWGVVTYGSALPVKTNSSFLSFKSGKLGGRAIFDIVHKNKYKEWIKGWRNFNAGHEHPDQNSFTFAPNGVPFVTEALYGPKYTLLNNAVLFSSAFSGSCFKPWAGQVTEACDSKWLKYKVGPAADAQGRVEAAIERKGMIFIRGEGRSAYNPELKIRNVQRNLLLLHPQLLLVVDHIHLDPDSPVRAMSAFFHNTELPFQGTKVDGVHGAFISHGEDKYKMFWMDDTNYSNKGVVGYWNYPRGYPYNGSNYVNVTMPLRYPHTRMAYIFFGPGVDVQSFSLRGDNERVDIYLATKDHIYTIYLLTAEVTSKPLFAMVLLDNKKIVFEKEAAEVNSFPEEVEEYVSVMEDNLQHVKPVFQQMERHILGRVLNTVSFRKTAERLLQFTDKKKTEEAIEKMFAMSRKQSKGKGEKRVNLGDKLSETLPDIFAQIEVNEKKERQRTSKRTYDDSPEEGDADTRAFVDYADSRKNRKGGFFKGRKFKEVHMVATAGSDSLPSTASYIRLFLLLNMATFFLLLAVLLTRFKRGRSLHTQRCFYSILLIDCFILLYLYSSCSHTQC from the exons GTTACCTTCAGGAGGCCTACCTGTGGACCAAGCAGGTCCTGTCCATCATGGAGAAGTCCATGGTTCTCCTGCAGGATGTGACCGACGGTTCCCTGTATGAAGGAGTAGCATATGGGACTTACACCACCCGCTCTCTCTTCCAGTACATGTTCCTGGTGCAACGCCACTTTGCCATTGGCCACTTCGACCACTCTTGGCTACTTAAACACTTTGCCTTTCTGTACAGGACCATCCTGCCCG GATTTCAGCGAACTGTAGCAATTGCAGATTCCAACTATAACTGGTTCTACGGGCCAGAGAGCCAGCTGGTATTTTTGGACCGCTATGTGTTGCGTAATGGCAGTGGAAACTGGCTGGCAGATCTGATTCATCAAAACAGGGTAATGGAAGGGCCGGGGCAAGCTGGAAAAGGCCAGCGATGGTGTACTCTCCACACAGAGTTCATTTG GTATGACCCAGGCCTGGTCCCCATACCCCCATCAGATTTTGGAACACCCAAGCTCCACTACTTTGAGGACTGGGGTGTGGTAACATATGGAAGCGCTTTACCCGTCAAAACCAACAGCTCTTTTCTGTCCTTCAAGTCAGGGAAGCTGGGGGGACGTGCCATCTTCGACATTGTTCATAAGAACAAGTACAAAGAGTGGATTAAAGGGTGGAGGAACTTTAATGCTGGCCACGAACACCCTGATCAGAACTCTTTCACGTTTGCGCCCAACGGTGTCCCGTTCGTCACTGAGGCACTCTATGGACCAAAGTATACCTTGTTGAACAATGCGGTTTTGTTTAGCTCAGCCTTCTCAGGGAGTTGCTTTAAGCCATGGGCTGGACAGGTTACAGAAGCCTGTGATTCCAAGTGGTTAAAGTACAAGGTGGGGCCAGCTGCTGATGCTCAGGGGAGAGTGGAAGCTGCTATAGAGAGGAAGGGCATGATCTTTATCCGAGGAGAAGGACGTTCTGCTTACAATCCAGAACTGAAGATCAGGAATGTCCAGAGGAACCTGCTCCTTCTTCATCCACAGCTCCTGCTTGTTGTCGACCACATCCATCTGGATCCTGACAGCCCCGTCCGTGCCATGAGTGCCTTCTTTCACAACACGGAGCTGCCATTCCAAGGTACAAAGGTAGATGGTGTTCATGGAGCGTTTATATCACACGGGGAGGATAAATATAAGATGTTCTGGATGGACGACACAAACTACAGTAACAAAGGGGTGGTAGGCTACTGGAATTACCCTCGAGGATACCCTTATAATGGCTCCAACTATGTGAATGTCACAATGCCATTGAGGTACCCTCACACTAGGATGGCCTACATTTTCTTTGGACCAGGTGTGGATGTGCAGAGCTTTAGCCTGCGTGGGGATAATGAGAGGGTCGATATCTACCTGGCCACCAAGGACCACATCTACACAATTTACCTGTTGACTGCAGAGGTCACCAGCAAGCCACTTTTTGCCATGGTGCTATTGGACAACAAGAAGATCGTATTTGAGAAGGAAGCAGCTGAGGTTAACAGCTTTCCGGAGGAAGTGGAGGAATACGTCAGCGTAATGGAGGACAACCTCCAACACGTCAAGCCCGTCTTCCAGCAGATGGAGAGGCACATCCTTGGACGGGTCCTCAACACCGTCAGCTTCCGAAAGACAGCAGAGCGCCTCCTCCAGTTCACTGACAAGAAGAAGACGGAGGAAGCCATTGAGAAGATGTTCGCTATGTCCAGAAAACAGAGCAAAGGTAAGGGGGAGAAGAGAGTGAACCTCGGAGACAAGCTCTCAGAGACTCTACCtgacatttttgcacagattgaGGTGAacgaaaagaaagagagacagagaactTCAAAGCGCACATATGATGACAGTCCAGAAGAGGGCGATGCAGATACGCGGGCCTTTGTGGATTACGCAGACAGCCGCAAGAACAGAAAGGGGGGCTTTTTCAAGGGTCGCAAATTCAAGGAAGTTCACATGGTTGCCACAGCAGGAAGTGACAGTTTACCCAGCACGGCTTCCTACATACGCCTGTTCCTCCTCCTGAACATGGCCACCTTCTTTTTACTGCTGGCTGTACTGCTGACTCGCTTTAAGAGGGGTCGGAGTCTGCACACACAGAGATGTTTCTACAGCATCCTTCTGATCGACTGCTTCATCCTGCTGTACCTCTACTCCTCCTGCTCTCACACGCAGTGCTGA
- the ndufaf4 gene encoding NADH dehydrogenase [ubiquinone] 1 alpha subcomplex assembly factor 4, protein MGARVTRVFRNYNLENRVHRELSKDKPRAAPRHAVKLPATASSPQEVDSLNQKNAPLLDHLRSVYVESRDPAPAAAEVSKDVTAGREQRRLLKFSVPASPLGLVELTDVPIGKLTIAEALKAMGSHQHQPQTWSPEKIAQEYSLDLKETKALLEFFVPFEVEIIPPKTKKAKQIKAS, encoded by the exons ATGGGTGCACGGGTTACGCGTGTGTTCAGGAATTACAACTTGGAAAACCGAGTGCACCGAGAACTTTCCAAGGACAAGCCGCGAGCGGCGCCCCGGCACGCGGTCAAGCTTCCAGCGACAGCCTCCAGTCCGCAGG aagTGGATTCGTTGAACCAGAAGAACGCGCCGCTGCTGGACCACCTCAGGTCCGTGTACGTGGAGTCCAGAGATCCAGCACCGGCTGCAGCAGAG GTGTCGAAGGACGTGACGGCAGGGAGAGAACAGCGACGACTTCTTAAGTTCAGTGTCCCAGCATCTCCATTGGGCCTGGTGGAGCTCACAGATGTTCCCATTGGTAAACTGACCATTGCTGAGGCTCTGAAGGCTATGGGCAGCCACCAGCACCAGCCTCAGACGTGGAGTCCCGAAAAGATCGCACAAGAGTATTCTCTGGacttgaaagaaacaaaagctcTTTTAGAATTCTTTGTCCCCTTCGAGGTTGAGATCATACCACCCAAGACTAAAAAAGCCAAGCAGATAAAGGCTTCGTAG